From the genome of Rhodothermales bacterium:
GGCGAGGCCTCGATCCAGCGCAACTTCGTCATGCACCGAGGCGCCCCACGCACCCACGCGATGTCGGTCGGTGAACCCTCGGGCATCCACTATGCCTTCGATACCGGAACGGGCGCCTTGTTGAGCCTGTGGAAAGGCCGATTCGTCAATGCCGCGACGATGTGGTATCAGCGCGGTGATCTGCAGAGCGCCATCCCACTCGGCAGCGTCCTCGAACTCAGCGGCTGGCCGACGGTGGCCGTCCTTTCCGACGACGCGGCGCCGTGGCCCGAAACGCCGGAGGGGTTTCGGTTCAAAGGGTACAGTCTGAATGAATTTGAGCGGCCTATCTTTGCCTACCAGGTGGGGGATACGGAGGTGCTGGATCAGCTGACGCCCGAAGGCGCCTACTTTTCGCGGCGCATCGCGTTGTCCGGATCGGCCCCGGCCGGCAAGGTGTGGCTGTTCATCGCCGAGGGTGACCGGATCGAGCTGATGCCCGACGGCGCCTACGCCGTGGACGACCACACCTATTTCATCGAAAACCTCCAGGGAGGGCTTGCCTTCGTGCGTAACGTCGGCGGGAAAAGCGAGCTGCTCATCAGCGTCGATGTCGCCGGCGGCGCTCTGGTCTCCTATGATATTGTCTGGTAGATCCGCATGATAAAGCCTGTTACGCTACACGGCATCGCCGCACGACAGCCCAAGCCGCTCGCTCGAGTGGTTGGGATTACCGTCGCCGCCGCCCTGCTGGCTTCCTGCGCGGAGCCTCGCCCGATGGGGGACCCTCTGGACCACACCCCGGAGGAAGTGGGGTATTATTACCAGGTGGTCGATATCCCCATCCCCGAGGACATCATCCTTGAAGTGGGGGGCCTGGCGGTTCTGCCAGACGGACGGCCCGCCGTGGCGACACGTCACGGGGAGGTCTGGCTGGTTGACAACGCCTACGGTGAACGCCCCGAAGCGCCGGCCTTCACGCTCTTCGCGCGCGGCCTGCACGAACCCCTCGGGCTGCTGCGCCATGAAGGGTCGCTGTATACCGCCCAGCGCGGCGAATTGACGAAGATGACCGATACGGACGGCGACGGACGCGCGGAAAACTTCGAGACGGTCTACGCCTGGCCGCTGACCGGCAATTACCACGAGTATTCGTATGGTCCGTTATTGATGAACAACGGTAATTTCTTCGTCTCACTCAACCTCGGCTGGTTCGATCGAGGGGAGAGCCGGGCGAAGTGGCGGGGCTGGGCGCTCGAGATCACCCCGAAAGGGGAGATGACGCCGATGGCCGTCGGCTTCCGCTCGCCGGCCGGCATCGGGATCCTGGAAAACGGCGACATCTTTTATGGCGAAAACCAGGGAGATTGGATCGGCTCCGGGTGGATGACCCACATCGAAACGGGCGATTTCCTGGGGCATCCCGGTGGATTGAACTGGACGAGTGAGCCGGAGTGGACCCATTTCCAGCTGGCGTACGACGATATCCCCAACACCGGCGCTCCGATGGCGGAGGCCGCGAAAACGATCGAGCCACTCAAACTGCCGGCCGTCTGGTTTCCGCACACCATCATGGGGATATCGACCTCCGCCATCATCCAGGACATCACCGACGGCGGCTTCGGGCCGTACGCCGGCCAGGTATTCGTCGGGGACCAGGGCCACAGCAAGCTGATGCGGGTTTTTCTGGAACAGGTCAATGGCGAATACCAGGGCGCCAACTTCCCGTTTTACGAAGGCTTCGCCTCGGGTATTTTGCGGACGGCGTGGGGGCTGGATCACTCCCTGTTTGTGGGCCAGACAAGCCGCGGATGGGATGCGACCGGCAAGGCGCCGTACGCGCTCCAGCGGCTCGTATGGACCGGCAATGTGCCTTTCGAGATGAAGGAAGTACGCGCCATGCCCGATGGCTTCGAGATCGTCTTCACCCAGCCGGCCGACCCCGCCGCCGCGGGGGATCCCGCGATGTACACTGTACAGGGCTTTACGTACAAGTACCACAACACGTACGGCAGCCCGGCAGTCGATATTCAGACGCTGCCGGTTCGCCATGTCGAGGTCTCCGATAACGGCCTGAGGGCACGCCTCGTGGTGGATGGCTTGCGTGAAGGCTACATCCACGAGATCCGCCTCGGTGCGCTGCCGTCCCAGTCGGGCGCGCCGCTGCTGCACGACTTCGCCTATTACACCCTCAACGCGATCCCGGATGGAGAGCGACTTACCGTGGCCGGCGCGCATGCCGCGGCGTCCGAGCCGGCGTCAGACGTCAGCGCTGGCCTGAAGCATAGGACACAGCCGCCGGCCAGCTGGAATTCTGGCCCCGAATTGACCCTCACCCTGGGCACGCTCCCGGGCCTGCGGTTCGACGAGGCGCAGTTCGAGGTGAAGGCCGGCGCCCGCGTGGCGCTCACGTTTAATAACAACGACGATATGCTCCACAATCTCGTCATCACCGCCCCCGACGAGGCGGACCACGTGGCCACGGAGGCGCTCAACCTCGGGCTGCGCGGGCAGGAGATGGGCTATGTGCCCGATGCCGGCGCCGTCCTGTTCTTTACAAGCCTTTTACAACCCGCCACCACCGAAACCATTTACTTCGAGGCGCCGTCGATCCCGGGCGACTACCCCTTTGTCTGCACCTTTCCCGGTCATGCCGCAACCATGCGGGGTATACTCCGCGTACGAGCCTGACAGGAGCCCGTCATCCACACGCTCCGCAGGACGACTCGCACTCCATTCCTCCACCGACTCCTTTCCCCATGATGAAAAAGCACCTTCGCCGGCTACTGGCTCTCCTGACGCGCACGCCGAATCTTCGCCCCGCCGCCGTCCCGGCGCCCGTTGTCCGGAATCGCTTCTGGACGGGAATCGCCCTGACACTCCTTGCGACGAGCCTCCTGAGCGCACCCGCCCTCGCCCAGCCTTCCAAAACTGAGATGGCGACGCACCTGAAAGCGATCGATCAGCTCACCACCGACGCCCTCGCCGCCAGCAAAAAGGCCGAGACGGCCGCCTCCGTGGCCGAAGTGAAACGCGAGGCAGACATTGTATTCGCTTCGATCTGGGGCATCACCTCCGGCCTCGCCGACGGCGCACTGGGTGCTGAAAAGGTGCACGACTGGAAAAGCCGCTGGCAGTCCGATACGGATGACTTCGAACTCGAGACCCCCGAAAAATTCGGGGTGCTGCCGGCCGCCGTCACCGATCCGGCCCTGATGGGCATCGTCGGACGTGGACGCTACGTGCGAGACCTGATCAAGGTGGAAGCTGAAGCCGGCAAAGCCCACTTCCAGCACACGTTCGCCGCCCTCAATAATGTGATCGGGTGGCAACGGATGGATTATGCGCCGGCCCGCGGCGGCATGCCGCGTGTCGACCTCACCGCCCAGTGGGACGCGCCCTCCGAGTTCTGGCTCTCCTCAGCCGATACGGGCTGGATCTTCGACGCCTACTCCCAGGCGGTGAACATCCTCAAAACGTCGTATGGCGACGATATCGGCGCCGCCCGGAAGCACGCCGCCGGCATGACGCAGTTGCTCGAAAAAGTGCGCGCCGGCGTCGACGCCAATGGCAACAACACGGTCGAGCCCGCCATGATGGAAGGCGGCCTCGACACCGCGCTCCAGCATGCGCGTCTGGCCGGCATCAACCTGCCCTGATCGCGCTACGTGAACTTCGCCTTCCTCTTTCCAGGCCCAGCTTTCCTATTGCCATGAACTCATTCCAGCGAATTTTTTTCATCCTCCTGATGCCGGCTATCCTCTTTGGCTGCTCCGGCGCCCGATCTACCGCCGTGGAGACGATGAACGCCGCCGATCCTAACGCCATACGGGTGCTTATGATCACGGCGACCAACGGCTTCCGGCACGAGTCGATTGAAGCCTCGAAAACCGTCATGCAAGCGGCAAGCGATTCCACCGAGTTCGTCATCGACATGACGGAGAACGTGGAGGACCTCAACGACGCCAATCTCGCGAAATACGACGTCCTCTTTTTCGCCAACTCCACCCTCCGCGTGGCCAATGACCTGACGGACTCGGAGCGTGTGACGGCGCGGGACCCGATGGTGGGCGACTGGGGCAACTACGACCTTTCCTACGAAACGACGCAAGGCAAAGCCACCGGCAAACTCGCCATCTCCGGCGCACCCGGCTCGCTTACCGGATACATCAAAGTGGGTGATGCCCCGGCGCCGCTGACGGTTGTGACGTTGGCCGGCCGTGCGCTCACGTTTTCGTGGATCGAAAACGACCTCGGCTCGGGCGCCGCGACCATCACGGCCACTACCCAGATCGATGGCGATGCGATGAACGGCTCCGTCACCGTCGACGGCACCGACATCGTGCTCACGGGCACCCGCACGGGCCCTCCCCGCGATAGCTACGAAGGGACGCCGGTGAACCACGCGCAGCGGGCCGCCATCATGCGGTTCGTGCGTTCGGGCAAAGGCGTCGCCGTGGCACACGCCGGCCTCGATGCGTTTTATGGATGGAGCGAATACGAAGCAATGGTCGGCGGCGGCCTCTTTAAGTCAAACCCGTGGACGCAAGAAGTCCGTGTAACCATCGAAGAGCCTACCAACCCGGCCGTGGCCCACTTCGGAGAATCGTTCACCATCAATGACGAAATCTACGTCCTCAACAACAATCCCCGCTGGAACTCCCGCGTGTTGGCCTCACTGGACATGGCAAGTGTCGGGGTGACGGAAGAACCATCGGATCAGGAGCGCAACGACTACCCGATTTCCTGGATTCGGAAGTACGACGGCGGACGCGTGTTCGTCACCAAGCTGGGCCACTTTGCGGAGGTCTGGCAGAACCCGGCGTTTGTTACCCACGTCCTCCAGGGGATGCGCATGGCCGCCGGCCGCGTCGAAGCCGACTTCGGCGGACGGCGCGTAAAGGAAGTGATCGCCGCGGACGTCTGGCCGGATGACATCGCGGTCGATGATCGCGGTAACGTCTGGATTGCTGAATTACGCGGCAAGATCCACCGCTATGACGCCACGACGAAGCAGACGCGCCTCCTCGCCGAAATCAAGACGACCGACCCGACGGGCATCGAACACGGGATCTATGGCATCGAGGTCGACCCAAACTTTTACGCCGGCGAGCCTTACGTCTACATCTTCTACGCGGAGCCCGAGACGTTTGTCAACACGCTGCTGCGGTACGAGTACCGGAACGACGCGATCGATTTTTCCACCGAGAAGATCATCCTCCGCGTCCCCACCGAGCCGCAGTGCTGCCACCAGGCTGGCGACCTCGAGTGGGGCGCCGACGGCACCCTCTTCATCTCCACCGGCGATACCGGGTACTCCGGCACCCGGCCCGAATGGGAGATCAGCGAGGAGCGCGTAAAAGCGTTCGCCGAGAAGTACGACCTGAACGATACGCACTGGTCGCGCATCGTGGACTCCGAGCATACCTCGCAGAACCTGACTGATCTCCGTGGCAAGGTGCTCCGCATCAACAAAGACGGTTCGATCCCGAAGGACAACCCGCTCTACGGCCAGCCCGGCGTCCGCTGGGAGATCTTCGCCTACGGCCTGCGCAACCCGTACCGCATCAAGTGGGATCAGGAGACGGAATCCCTGTTTATCGGCGTGGTCGGCCCGGATGCGGTGTACGACTACGACGAGTACAACGTCGCACAGGGCGGAGAGAACTTCGGGTGGCCGCGCTCGATCGGCCGGCTGTTTTACAATGAGTGGACTCCGGACATGATTCCGAACTTCAAGCCGCCGATCTGGGAGTACCGCTATGACCAGGGCGGCGCCCGCTCGGCTACGTTTGGACCGGTGTATCGCTTCAAAGGCGCCGGCGCATTCCCGGAGGCGTTTCAGAACAAGGGCTTCGTCTACGACTGGTCCCGCCGTTGGATCAAGTGGGGCGACATCGAGGAGGGCACCTATACCTCCGACGACGAGCGGATGGTAAAGAACACGCCGCTCCAGTACTCCACCCGCACCACGCGCCTGACGAACATCAAAACGTTCGATCAGCTCACCATGAGCACGCCGATATCGATGGAAGTCGGTCCCGACGGATGCATCTACGTGGCGGAATACGACGGATTCTGGGATCCAGGCCCTAACGCACAGGTCACCCGCTACTGCTGGGTGAACGACTGAGGATCGAACGATCCCCCCGGACCCGAGTCGGGGTCTGGGGGGATGGGTTTCCGAATCGATCGGAATGTGGGGGGCGTGGTGTGGCGTCGGGTTACGCTTCGCTAACCCGACCTACGGGCTGATCCGACGGGGCCGCGGCGGGATTGGGTGGCGGGGGGAAACTCGCCGGCTTCTTTGCCCGGTTTCTTCCGAAGATATTGATGATCGCCACGGCGCTAACCAGCAGCACCAGCGCCACGCCCATGCGCCAGGTCACTGTCTCGCCTCCCAGCGCCCAGCCCAGCAGAATAGCCACGCCCGGATTGACGTAGGCGTATGTCGTTGCCACGGTCGGTGTGGTATGGGTGAGGAGCCAGACGTACGCGCTGAACCCGATGAACGAGCCAAAAACCAGCAAATAGGCCCAACTCAGCACGGAGCGCATGGTGAAGGAGGCCAGGTGGATCTCCGCCGCCTCGCCGGCGACCAGGCCGGCCAGCGTCAGCATCAGGCCGCCGCCGAGCATCTGCATGGCGGTGGAGAGGAACGGATCGGCGGGGAGACCGGCGTTGCGGCCATGCAGCGACCCCACCGCCCAGCAAATCCCGCCCAATAATGTGGCCGCCGCCGCGGCGACATTGAGTCCATCGCCGGCCAGAATCGACCCGGTATCGAACAACAACGCCACGCCCACCGCACCCACGATGAACCCGATGATCGTCAGCCGGTTAGGTGGTGCGCCTTTTTTCCAGAGCCAGTCCAACAGCGCCATCCACATCGGCACAGTCGTGATGAGCAGGGCGGCAAGGCCCGACGGGATAAACTTCGTCGCCCAGGCGAGGGTGCCGGTGCCAAAACCGAGCATCAGGGTGCCGACGAGGGTCGCCCGCCGCCACTGGACGAAGGTTGGACGCTCGCCGCCGCGCATCCTGAGCCACAGGTACATGACGCCGCCGGCGATGCCGAACCGGCTCCCCAGCAGCAGCAGCGGGGGCAACGTTTCGACCGCGTACCGTATGGCCAGATACGTCGATCCCCAGATGATGTACACACTGGCAAGCGCCGTGACGAGCGCCCAGCGTGCCGGTGGTGTCGAGGTAGCCTGCATGCGGAGCGTTCCGATCGATGGGGATAACACGGAAAACCGAGGGGGGACCACAGGGGGGACCACAGGGGGATGTAAACCCGCTTCGTCGCAATCGGGGCCGCGTATCCAGTGATCTTTTTGAGAAGCTTGCGGACGGCCTGTCGTATCTTGCCGGGCTGACAAACCGAACCCGCATGCACTCTCCGCGCTACCTCCTTCTCCTGATCTTGCCAGTCCTCGCCGCGTGCCGGCCTGTTGCTCCTCCCGAACCGGACCTCTCGTCCGTAATCGACGCCCTCGACGCCTATATCCAGTACGAGATGGCCGATAAAGGGCTACCGTCGGTGTCGATAACCCTCGTCGATGGGCCCGACATCGTCTGGTCAAATGGATATGGGACCGCGCAGCCTGCTTCCGGGGCGCTTGCGACGGGGCAGACCGTCTACCGCGTAGCCTCGCTTTCGAAGCTCTTTACGGCAATGGCCGTGATGCAACTGGTCGAACAGGGCCGGCTCGATCTTGACGCCCCCATCGAGACCTATCTGCCGGACTTTAAGCCGGCCAACCCGTTCGGGACCCCGGTGACTCTACGCCAGGTCCACAGCCACCGCTCGGGCCTCGTGCGCGAGCCGCCGGTGGGGCATTATTTCGACCCCGACGAGCCCTCGATCGAGGCCACCGTCGCCAGCCTCAACCAGACGGCGCTCATTTACGCGCCGACGACCCGGACCAAATATTCAAACGCGGCCGTCACCGTGGCCGGCCGCGTCGTGGAAGCTGTAGTGGGCGAGCCGTTCGCCGACTACGTGGACCGCGCGCTACTGCATCCGATGGGGATGACGACCAGCAGTTTCGCCCCCCGGCCCACCCTCCGCGCCGGGCTGGCGGAAGGGACCATGTGGACCTACGACGGCCGCACGTTCCCCGCGCCGGTGTTCGAGTTGGGCATGGCGCCGGCGGCCAACCTGTACACCACCATGGACGACCTCGGTCGTTTCATGACGGTCCTCTTCGCCGGCGGCATCGGTCCCGATGGAGCCACCGTGATCTCCCCCGCATCGCTGGATACCATGTGGACCGTACAATTTGCCGGCGGCGGGGATCCGCGAGCGCCTGGTTTCGGCCTGGGCTTCTTCGTCGATGCCTTCG
Proteins encoded in this window:
- a CDS encoding plastocyanin/azurin family copper-binding protein — its product is MIKPVTLHGIAARQPKPLARVVGITVAAALLASCAEPRPMGDPLDHTPEEVGYYYQVVDIPIPEDIILEVGGLAVLPDGRPAVATRHGEVWLVDNAYGERPEAPAFTLFARGLHEPLGLLRHEGSLYTAQRGELTKMTDTDGDGRAENFETVYAWPLTGNYHEYSYGPLLMNNGNFFVSLNLGWFDRGESRAKWRGWALEITPKGEMTPMAVGFRSPAGIGILENGDIFYGENQGDWIGSGWMTHIETGDFLGHPGGLNWTSEPEWTHFQLAYDDIPNTGAPMAEAAKTIEPLKLPAVWFPHTIMGISTSAIIQDITDGGFGPYAGQVFVGDQGHSKLMRVFLEQVNGEYQGANFPFYEGFASGILRTAWGLDHSLFVGQTSRGWDATGKAPYALQRLVWTGNVPFEMKEVRAMPDGFEIVFTQPADPAAAGDPAMYTVQGFTYKYHNTYGSPAVDIQTLPVRHVEVSDNGLRARLVVDGLREGYIHEIRLGALPSQSGAPLLHDFAYYTLNAIPDGERLTVAGAHAAASEPASDVSAGLKHRTQPPASWNSGPELTLTLGTLPGLRFDEAQFEVKAGARVALTFNNNDDMLHNLVITAPDEADHVATEALNLGLRGQEMGYVPDAGAVLFFTSLLQPATTETIYFEAPSIPGDYPFVCTFPGHAATMRGILRVRA
- a CDS encoding ThuA domain-containing protein, producing the protein MNSFQRIFFILLMPAILFGCSGARSTAVETMNAADPNAIRVLMITATNGFRHESIEASKTVMQAASDSTEFVIDMTENVEDLNDANLAKYDVLFFANSTLRVANDLTDSERVTARDPMVGDWGNYDLSYETTQGKATGKLAISGAPGSLTGYIKVGDAPAPLTVVTLAGRALTFSWIENDLGSGAATITATTQIDGDAMNGSVTVDGTDIVLTGTRTGPPRDSYEGTPVNHAQRAAIMRFVRSGKGVAVAHAGLDAFYGWSEYEAMVGGGLFKSNPWTQEVRVTIEEPTNPAVAHFGESFTINDEIYVLNNNPRWNSRVLASLDMASVGVTEEPSDQERNDYPISWIRKYDGGRVFVTKLGHFAEVWQNPAFVTHVLQGMRMAAGRVEADFGGRRVKEVIAADVWPDDIAVDDRGNVWIAELRGKIHRYDATTKQTRLLAEIKTTDPTGIEHGIYGIEVDPNFYAGEPYVYIFYAEPETFVNTLLRYEYRNDAIDFSTEKIILRVPTEPQCCHQAGDLEWGADGTLFISTGDTGYSGTRPEWEISEERVKAFAEKYDLNDTHWSRIVDSEHTSQNLTDLRGKVLRINKDGSIPKDNPLYGQPGVRWEIFAYGLRNPYRIKWDQETESLFIGVVGPDAVYDYDEYNVAQGGENFGWPRSIGRLFYNEWTPDMIPNFKPPIWEYRYDQGGARSATFGPVYRFKGAGAFPEAFQNKGFVYDWSRRWIKWGDIEEGTYTSDDERMVKNTPLQYSTRTTRLTNIKTFDQLTMSTPISMEVGPDGCIYVAEYDGFWDPGPNAQVTRYCWVND
- a CDS encoding EamA family transporter encodes the protein MQATSTPPARWALVTALASVYIIWGSTYLAIRYAVETLPPLLLLGSRFGIAGGVMYLWLRMRGGERPTFVQWRRATLVGTLMLGFGTGTLAWATKFIPSGLAALLITTVPMWMALLDWLWKKGAPPNRLTIIGFIVGAVGVALLFDTGSILAGDGLNVAAAAATLLGGICWAVGSLHGRNAGLPADPFLSTAMQMLGGGLMLTLAGLVAGEAAEIHLASFTMRSVLSWAYLLVFGSFIGFSAYVWLLTHTTPTVATTYAYVNPGVAILLGWALGGETVTWRMGVALVLLVSAVAIINIFGRNRAKKPASFPPPPNPAAAPSDQPVGRVSEA